From the Roseovarius sp. Pro17 genome, the window TGCGATGGCCCCCGCCGCGATCATCGCAGGCATGAGGGCGGGCAGCAGCACGTCGCGCACGATGCGATAGGGCGATGCGCCCAGTGTTAGGGCCGCTTCTTCCAACGCGGGGTCGATTTTCTCGGCGGCGGCCATGACGGTCAGCAATACGCGCGGGATCGAGAAATAGAGATAGCCGAGGAACAGGCCAAAGGCCGAGTAGGCGAACACCACATGCCCCGGCGTGATCTGATTTATCAGACCCTGACGACCGCCCAGCAGGATGATCATGAACCCGACGACAACCCCCGGAAACGCCAGCGGCAGCGTCAGGATCGACAGCAGCACGCCCCGCCCCGGAAACCGGTTACGCACCAGGAACAGCCCGGCGGTGGTCGATATTGCCAGCGCAGCAACAGTGACGAGGACCGAGATAACGACCGTCTGGATCAGCGTCGACAGGTAGCGCGGTTTTTGTAGAATCTCCAGATAGATCGCCCAGCCTGCCTCACTCTCGCCAGAGGCGAGGATCAGGCGCACCAGCGGCAGCGCCAGGAAGGCCAGCGTGAATATCGCCAGCGGCAGAAAACAGAGCGCAACAAAGGTGCGGGATGACATGGGCGAACCCTTTCGGACCTACCAAAGGGGCAAGGCGCGCGGCCCTGCCCCCTGACGGCATCAGGTTTACTTGACTTCAGACAGGTAGCGCTCGCCGAAGGCGGATTGAACCTCTTCCATCTTGGCATAGTCCACGGCCACCGCGCGCTCGTAATCGCTGGCGGGCAGGAACTTGGCCGCGACATCGGCGGGCAGCTCGACGGGGCG encodes:
- a CDS encoding ABC transporter permease; amino-acid sequence: MSSRTFVALCFLPLAIFTLAFLALPLVRLILASGESEAGWAIYLEILQKPRYLSTLIQTVVISVLVTVAALAISTTAGLFLVRNRFPGRGVLLSILTLPLAFPGVVVGFMIILLGGRQGLINQITPGHVVFAYSAFGLFLGYLYFSIPRVLLTVMAAAEKIDPALEEAALTLGASPYRIVRDVLLPALMPAMIAAGAIAFATAMGAFGTAFTLATNIDVLPMVIYTEFTLSANIAMASALSVILGLVTLAMLLIARSFAGGVVAAGG